In the genome of Longimicrobium sp., one region contains:
- a CDS encoding radical SAM protein — MLLGLAITEHCNLRCPHCIRDDVSTVRNLDAGLILRTVDQARLLWDEVAASITGGEPTLHPEWERIIAGLHERGVTYRFVTNGWHMRRLMPALDRYPPARVRVSLSGADEEVHDGERGRGSFRRVLMAVALLTSRQIPTSLGFVVDRRDRHQLRQAADLAEALGCLSIDFALAQPVGGSAARDSDLAPREWYSARDEILALAAEGRRTAVMLDYGAPSDGPEALCETFKKNRIYVDARGRLSLCCQLSGYGSNETDVVADLNKTSLLDVWPRYEEALDAQRAASLPHGGDPFDPFPCIRCARALGKMAWIRDYPSSPWAGAALPPTVLLPPRLVPLTYAARV; from the coding sequence ATGCTCCTGGGCCTGGCGATCACCGAGCACTGCAACCTCCGCTGTCCGCACTGCATCCGCGATGACGTTTCCACCGTCCGCAACCTGGACGCGGGCCTGATCCTCCGCACGGTCGATCAGGCTCGACTGCTGTGGGACGAGGTCGCCGCGTCCATCACCGGGGGCGAGCCGACGCTGCACCCGGAGTGGGAGCGGATCATCGCGGGGCTGCACGAGCGGGGTGTGACGTACCGCTTCGTGACCAACGGCTGGCACATGCGCCGCCTGATGCCGGCGCTGGATCGCTACCCCCCGGCCCGGGTGCGCGTCTCGCTCTCGGGCGCGGACGAGGAGGTGCACGACGGGGAGCGGGGGCGCGGCTCCTTTCGGCGCGTGCTGATGGCGGTGGCGCTCCTCACCAGCCGCCAGATCCCCACCTCGCTCGGCTTCGTGGTGGACCGGCGCGACCGGCACCAGCTTCGGCAGGCGGCGGACCTGGCGGAGGCGCTTGGGTGCCTGTCGATCGACTTCGCGCTTGCGCAGCCGGTGGGCGGTAGCGCCGCGCGCGACAGCGACCTCGCCCCGCGCGAGTGGTACTCCGCCCGCGACGAGATCCTCGCCCTCGCCGCCGAGGGCCGCCGCACGGCCGTGATGCTCGACTACGGCGCACCGTCGGACGGCCCCGAGGCCCTCTGCGAGACCTTCAAGAAGAACCGCATCTACGTCGATGCGCGCGGGCGCCTCTCGCTCTGCTGCCAGCTCTCCGGGTACGGCTCCAACGAGACCGACGTCGTCGCCGACCTGAACAAGACGTCGCTGCTGGACGTGTGGCCGCGCTACGAGGAGGCGCTGGATGCGCAGCGCGCCGCTAGCCTCCCCCACGGCGGCGACCCGTTCGACCCTTTCCCCTGCATCCGCTGCGCGCGCGCGCTGGGGAAGATGGCCTGGATCCGCGACTACCCGTCCAGCCCCTGGGCCGGCGCCGCCCTCCCCCCCACCGTCCTCCTCCCCCCCCGCCTCGTCCCGCTCACCTACGCCGCGCGGGTCTGA